The following proteins are co-located in the Pseudarthrobacter siccitolerans genome:
- a CDS encoding ATP-dependent helicase — protein sequence MSPDSNVDRPGVPEPRFTPEELSGLLGEKNIPTPEQSAIISSPLTPRLVIAGAGSGKTATMADRVVWLVANGWVRPEEVLGVTFTRKAAGELASRIRAKLASLQRLAGQDGGRQLFPEQPVSSDSLEPKVSTYHSFASGIVSDYGLRLGVERDVVLLGGAQAWQLASEVVEAYDGEYTHFRAAKSTLVKAVIQLAGECAEHLQEPEDVEAWLMARLSEFESLPYMADKKKNPPQAAAELAGMLRTRASVADMVGRYAAAKRARGALDFGDLVALAAKVAQEVPLATQMERQRYKVVLLDEFQDTSYAQLVLFSRLFGGGHAVTAVGDPNQSIYGFRGASAGQLFHFVREFPVRTGPADSPGNWAPAPTSYLTTAWRNGRSILAAANVMSESLGKSAAGRGPAGGSSTQGGGGAAAADVPPLQPSPYAVDGTVVLGRFGTDVDEAAALADDVLKYRVTDFELKPDGSPVPPALAVLCRRRAQMETVRRQFEARGIPYEIVGLGGLLDTPEIVDLVATLRVLADPGRSDALMRLLAGARWRIGPADLMALRDWSSHLARRRGQALDRSRDERAGDERPVDGQPDEGTETALEGDLTDGASLVEALDWLPREGWTSAHGRSLSAAARSRLAGLSAELRQLRGYLGDDLTTLLGEVERAMLLDIEVAARPGISIHQARRNLDAFQDAAAGFLRTSQRVDILAFLSWLEAAAAEENGLEAPAADINREAVQLLTVHASKGLEWDVVFVPGLNAGAFPSDRDSRWSSGSAALPWPLRGDRADLPQWDLDQPDQKGWLDAEKDFKGAVQAHGESEERRLAYVAYTRAKHVLWVSSAAWVGSRAGRADMSPFLAELEPLAKVADGQPQAAIVHPASQDEASLPESSPLTLEAEVASWPYDPLEGPVNPRTGYRLRLSKGRRDAMEAAAGKVLAVLENQGQESMPALAGAGAPGGEPADGKLLSGVARGWAREAALLLERRSRRSAGPDVHLPGHISASTLVELREDPSAVLGRLRRPVPREPGMSARKGTAFHAWVEEYFGAAGMLDLDEAPGSDDHIDAAYDLDAMVATFKASPWAHRSPAFVEVPVETRVGDVVVRGRIDAVFLDADGRWDLVDWKTGRRPSAAALKTKAVQLAAYRLAWARLKDVPLEEVRAAFFYVADNEVVRPHDLGTAQELEGIVGAALSS from the coding sequence ATGAGCCCGGATTCAAACGTGGACAGGCCGGGTGTGCCCGAACCGCGGTTCACACCGGAGGAGCTTTCCGGGCTGCTGGGCGAGAAGAACATCCCCACTCCGGAGCAGTCCGCCATCATCAGCTCGCCATTGACGCCCCGGCTGGTCATCGCCGGTGCCGGTTCAGGCAAAACAGCCACCATGGCTGACCGCGTGGTCTGGCTCGTTGCCAACGGCTGGGTGCGGCCGGAAGAAGTCCTCGGGGTGACGTTTACGCGGAAGGCGGCGGGCGAACTGGCCTCCCGGATACGGGCGAAGCTGGCGTCCCTGCAACGGCTGGCCGGTCAGGATGGCGGGCGCCAGTTGTTCCCGGAGCAACCGGTCTCCAGCGATTCGCTTGAACCCAAAGTGTCCACCTACCACTCGTTCGCCAGCGGCATCGTGTCCGACTACGGGCTCCGGCTCGGCGTGGAACGGGACGTGGTACTCCTCGGCGGCGCGCAGGCCTGGCAGCTGGCCAGTGAAGTGGTGGAAGCCTACGACGGCGAATACACCCACTTCCGCGCAGCGAAATCCACCCTGGTCAAGGCGGTTATCCAGCTCGCAGGGGAATGCGCGGAGCACCTCCAGGAACCCGAGGACGTGGAAGCCTGGCTGATGGCGCGGCTTTCGGAGTTTGAGTCCCTGCCGTACATGGCGGACAAGAAGAAGAACCCTCCGCAGGCGGCGGCCGAGCTTGCCGGGATGCTGCGCACCCGGGCCAGCGTGGCAGACATGGTGGGCCGCTATGCGGCTGCCAAGCGGGCCCGGGGAGCCTTGGACTTCGGGGACCTGGTGGCGCTCGCTGCCAAGGTGGCGCAGGAGGTTCCGCTGGCCACGCAGATGGAGCGGCAACGCTACAAAGTGGTGCTGCTCGACGAATTCCAGGACACCTCGTACGCCCAGCTGGTGCTGTTCTCGCGGCTCTTTGGCGGCGGGCATGCAGTGACTGCGGTAGGGGACCCGAACCAGTCCATCTACGGGTTCCGCGGCGCGTCCGCGGGGCAGCTCTTCCACTTCGTCCGCGAGTTCCCCGTGCGCACCGGACCAGCGGATTCACCCGGGAACTGGGCTCCGGCGCCTACGTCCTACCTGACAACGGCTTGGCGGAACGGGCGGTCCATCCTGGCGGCGGCAAACGTGATGTCCGAGTCCCTGGGCAAGTCAGCCGCAGGGCGCGGACCGGCCGGCGGAAGCAGCACGCAAGGCGGAGGCGGGGCAGCAGCAGCGGACGTTCCGCCTCTCCAGCCCAGCCCGTACGCCGTCGACGGCACGGTGGTCCTGGGTCGGTTCGGTACCGATGTTGACGAAGCGGCCGCGCTGGCGGATGACGTCCTCAAATACCGGGTGACCGATTTTGAGCTGAAACCGGACGGTAGCCCTGTGCCGCCTGCCCTCGCTGTCCTGTGCCGGCGCCGTGCGCAGATGGAAACTGTCCGGCGCCAGTTCGAGGCGAGGGGCATCCCGTATGAAATCGTGGGGCTTGGCGGACTCCTGGACACCCCGGAGATCGTTGACCTCGTGGCCACCCTGCGTGTCCTCGCAGACCCCGGCCGGTCCGACGCGCTGATGCGGCTCCTGGCCGGTGCCCGTTGGCGCATTGGTCCGGCAGACCTGATGGCCCTGCGCGACTGGTCAAGCCACCTGGCACGGCGGCGCGGACAAGCCTTAGACCGGAGTCGTGACGAGCGGGCGGGCGACGAGCGGCCCGTTGACGGGCAGCCGGATGAAGGCACTGAGACCGCCCTTGAGGGGGACCTCACGGACGGTGCCAGCCTGGTGGAAGCCCTGGACTGGCTGCCCCGGGAAGGTTGGACGTCTGCTCACGGCCGGTCGCTCAGCGCCGCGGCCCGCAGCAGGCTTGCCGGCCTGTCAGCCGAGTTGCGGCAGCTCCGGGGCTACCTCGGCGATGACCTCACCACCCTGCTGGGTGAAGTGGAACGGGCCATGCTGCTGGACATCGAGGTGGCGGCCCGGCCAGGCATCAGCATCCACCAGGCCCGGCGCAACCTGGATGCCTTCCAGGACGCCGCCGCAGGATTCCTGCGGACCTCCCAACGGGTGGACATTCTGGCCTTCCTGTCCTGGCTGGAAGCTGCGGCCGCGGAGGAAAACGGCCTGGAAGCGCCGGCTGCCGACATTAACCGGGAAGCCGTGCAGCTCCTCACAGTCCATGCATCCAAGGGCCTGGAATGGGACGTTGTTTTTGTACCCGGGCTGAATGCGGGGGCCTTCCCCAGCGACCGCGACTCCCGCTGGAGCAGCGGGTCCGCGGCCCTGCCCTGGCCGCTCCGTGGTGACCGGGCGGACCTTCCCCAGTGGGACCTCGACCAGCCGGACCAGAAAGGCTGGCTGGACGCAGAGAAGGACTTCAAGGGTGCAGTCCAGGCCCACGGGGAATCGGAGGAACGCCGCCTCGCCTACGTCGCCTACACCAGGGCCAAGCACGTGCTGTGGGTATCAAGCGCAGCATGGGTGGGTTCCCGGGCGGGACGTGCGGACATGTCGCCGTTCCTCGCCGAGCTCGAGCCGCTGGCTAAAGTGGCGGACGGACAGCCGCAGGCAGCCATAGTCCATCCGGCGTCGCAGGATGAAGCGTCCCTTCCGGAGTCGAGCCCGCTCACCCTGGAAGCAGAAGTTGCCAGCTGGCCCTACGATCCCCTCGAGGGGCCGGTGAATCCGCGGACCGGGTATCGCCTCCGCCTCTCCAAAGGGCGGCGGGACGCCATGGAGGCCGCCGCAGGCAAAGTACTTGCGGTGCTGGAAAACCAAGGACAGGAATCCATGCCGGCCCTTGCGGGGGCAGGAGCTCCCGGCGGGGAACCGGCCGACGGCAAGCTTCTAAGCGGCGTGGCCCGGGGATGGGCACGGGAGGCGGCGCTGTTGCTGGAGCGCCGGTCTCGAAGGTCCGCCGGCCCCGATGTGCACCTTCCGGGCCACATCTCGGCGTCCACCCTGGTGGAGCTGCGGGAGGACCCCTCCGCAGTGCTTGGAAGGCTCCGCAGGCCAGTGCCCCGGGAACCAGGCATGTCAGCACGGAAGGGAACCGCTTTCCACGCATGGGTGGAGGAATATTTCGGTGCAGCGGGAATGCTTGACCTTGATGAAGCTCCGGGTTCCGATGACCACATCGATGCCGCGTATGACCTGGATGCCATGGTGGCTACCTTCAAGGCGTCCCCGTGGGCCCACCGGTCACCGGCATTCGTCGAAGTACCGGTGGAGACCCGCGTGGGGGATGTTGTTGTCCGTGGGCGTATCGACGCTGTCTTCCTGGACGCCGACGGCCGGTGGGACCTGGTGGACTGGAAGACGGGCCGCCGCCCCTCCGCCGCCGCGCTGAAAACGAAAGCCGTGCAGCTCGCCGCGTACCGGCTGGCTTGGGCGCGGCTGAAGGACGTCCCGCTGGAGGAGGTGCGGGCAGCCTTCTTCTACGTCGCGGACAATGAGGTGGTGCGCCCCCACGATCTCGGAACCGCCCAGGAGCTGGAGGGGATTGTGGGTGCTGCCCTTAGTTCCTAG
- a CDS encoding zinc-dependent metalloprotease, with amino-acid sequence MTSNPLNPSNGDDTPKDPLTEMLQNLMGGKGMENFDPAELAKAAGLPNDPNLLAQMFSQVQAMMSAPSEGPVNWQLAHENARRVAAASADPSVTSQQSREVDEALRLAELWLDPVTDLPATGLIGRAWSRAEWVEATLGTWKRLTEPVANSIANALSSAMTEQMPEEMKSMMGGASSMLQNMGGAIFGMQLGQAIGALSQDVVSSTDIGVPLADLEMALLPVNITAFGEGLSLPENDIRLFLAVREAAHARLFVQVPWLRGHLLGAIEAYARGIHIDTSRIEELARDLDPSNPEGIQEALSQGVFMPQRTPAQDQALEKLETALALVEGWVDELTAAATEKLLPSAGALRETVRRRRATGGPAEHAFAALVGLELRPRRLRDAATLWATLKEERGIEGRDAIWHHPDLLPTAEDLDDPKGFSGRRKLAEASDSEVDDALQKLLSGGFDESPSAGTEEADGGTAGGGTAGGGQADGNQSQDDQKGEDGGPKS; translated from the coding sequence ATGACCTCCAACCCACTTAATCCGTCTAACGGCGACGATACCCCCAAGGACCCGTTGACCGAGATGCTGCAAAACCTGATGGGCGGCAAGGGGATGGAGAATTTCGACCCGGCCGAACTCGCCAAGGCAGCCGGCCTTCCCAACGACCCGAATCTGCTGGCCCAGATGTTCTCCCAGGTGCAGGCCATGATGAGCGCACCGTCCGAGGGGCCAGTGAACTGGCAGCTTGCCCACGAGAACGCCCGACGCGTTGCAGCGGCGAGTGCCGATCCGTCGGTTACCTCGCAGCAGTCCCGCGAAGTGGACGAGGCCCTGCGGCTCGCCGAACTGTGGCTCGATCCCGTCACAGACCTTCCCGCTACGGGCCTGATCGGCCGGGCATGGTCCCGTGCGGAATGGGTCGAGGCCACGCTGGGCACCTGGAAGCGGCTCACCGAGCCGGTGGCGAACAGCATCGCCAATGCGCTGTCCTCTGCCATGACCGAGCAGATGCCCGAAGAGATGAAGTCGATGATGGGCGGGGCCTCGTCCATGCTCCAGAACATGGGCGGTGCCATCTTCGGCATGCAGCTGGGACAAGCCATCGGCGCCCTTTCCCAGGACGTGGTCAGTTCCACCGACATCGGCGTACCCCTGGCCGACCTTGAAATGGCCCTGCTGCCCGTCAACATCACCGCCTTCGGGGAAGGGCTCTCCTTGCCCGAAAACGACATCCGGCTCTTCCTCGCCGTCCGGGAAGCTGCCCACGCAAGGCTGTTCGTGCAGGTCCCGTGGCTGCGCGGCCACCTGCTGGGCGCCATCGAGGCCTACGCCCGTGGCATCCACATCGACACCTCCCGCATTGAAGAGCTGGCCCGGGACCTGGACCCCAGCAATCCCGAGGGCATCCAGGAAGCCCTGTCGCAGGGCGTGTTTATGCCCCAGCGGACTCCTGCGCAGGACCAGGCACTGGAGAAACTCGAGACGGCGCTGGCCCTCGTGGAAGGCTGGGTGGACGAGCTCACGGCCGCGGCCACGGAGAAGCTGCTGCCCTCCGCCGGCGCGCTGCGGGAAACAGTGCGGCGCCGCCGGGCCACTGGCGGGCCCGCGGAGCACGCCTTCGCTGCCCTGGTGGGGCTCGAGCTTCGCCCCCGCCGCCTGCGGGACGCCGCAACCCTCTGGGCCACCTTGAAGGAAGAGCGCGGCATCGAGGGCCGCGACGCGATCTGGCACCACCCCGATCTCCTGCCCACCGCCGAGGACCTGGACGATCCAAAGGGTTTCAGCGGACGCCGCAAGCTGGCCGAGGCAAGTGACAGCGAAGTGGACGACGCCCTGCAGAAGCTCCTGAGCGGCGGGTTTGACGAGTCCCCGTCGGCCGGGACGGAAGAGGCCGACGGCGGGACGGCCGGCGGCGGGACGGCCGGCGGCGGCCAGGCTGACGGAAACCAGAGCCAGGACGACCAGAAGGGCGAGGACGGCGGGCCGAAAAGCTAA
- a CDS encoding ATP-dependent DNA helicase UvrD2, which produces MTTQNFDGAASLEDRILGGLDAEQREVASTLNGPLCVLAGAGTGKTRAITHRIAYGVHSGVYTPQRLLAVTFTARAAAEMRSRLRDLGAGNVQARTFHAAALRQLQFFWPQAVGGTLPNLLDHKAQMIAEAARRLRLSTDRASIRDLASEIEWAKVSMLTPANYLENAQDRGTPGGFDLTAVARVFQSYEDVKTDRNVIDFEDVLLITVGILQEDEKVAATVREQYRHFVVDEYQDVSPLQQRLLELWLGGRDELCVVGDASQTIYSFTGASPKHLLEFKARYPQANVVKLVRDYRSTPQVVKLANDLLAGRRSGGPVADAAWAAPLQLVAQRPGGPVPQFTECSDDEAEAATVAQKIKALLDAGTPASEVAVLFRTNGQSEAYEQALAAAGIGYQLRGGERFFARKEVRDAILQLRAATRAVSAESPEPLGQLVRDIVASLGYTDAPPHNGGALRERWESLAALVALADELVQSRGPEFGLAEFVNELQERSLAQHAPTVQGVTLASLHAAKGLEWDAVFLVGLSEGLMPISFADSPESVDEERRLLYVGITRAREHLSLSWSTARTPGGRANRKPSRFLDGLRPDSVASSSARGKGPAPRRKAAAPAVCRVCGSMLGTGAERKVGRCNSCPPSYEEQTFEALRTWRRETALSADVPAFVVFTDATLTAIAEAKPSSLEELAALAGVGPSKLERYGEDVLRVLLESTSL; this is translated from the coding sequence GTGACTACACAGAATTTTGACGGCGCAGCATCCCTGGAGGACCGTATCCTTGGCGGCCTGGACGCCGAGCAGCGCGAGGTGGCCAGCACCCTCAACGGGCCCCTGTGCGTCCTTGCGGGTGCCGGCACCGGCAAGACCCGCGCCATCACCCACCGCATCGCCTACGGAGTCCATTCGGGGGTCTACACACCCCAGCGCCTGCTGGCCGTGACCTTCACGGCCCGGGCGGCGGCTGAGATGCGGAGCCGGCTGCGTGACCTCGGGGCCGGCAACGTCCAGGCCCGCACCTTCCATGCCGCGGCGCTGCGCCAACTGCAGTTCTTCTGGCCGCAGGCGGTGGGCGGGACGCTGCCCAACCTGCTGGACCACAAGGCCCAGATGATCGCCGAAGCTGCCCGGCGGCTGCGGTTGAGCACGGACAGGGCGTCCATCCGCGATCTTGCTTCCGAAATCGAATGGGCCAAAGTGTCCATGCTGACCCCTGCCAACTACCTCGAGAACGCGCAGGACCGGGGAACGCCCGGCGGCTTCGACCTCACGGCGGTGGCCAGGGTCTTCCAGTCCTACGAAGACGTCAAGACGGACCGCAACGTCATCGACTTCGAGGACGTCCTGCTGATTACGGTGGGCATCCTGCAGGAGGACGAGAAGGTGGCTGCCACCGTCCGCGAGCAGTACCGGCACTTTGTGGTGGACGAGTACCAGGACGTCTCCCCGCTGCAGCAGCGGCTCCTTGAACTGTGGCTGGGCGGCCGGGACGAGCTGTGCGTCGTCGGAGATGCCAGCCAGACCATCTACTCGTTTACCGGCGCCTCCCCGAAGCACCTCCTGGAGTTCAAAGCCCGCTACCCGCAGGCCAACGTGGTGAAGCTGGTCAGGGACTACCGCTCCACGCCCCAAGTGGTGAAGCTCGCCAACGATCTCCTGGCCGGCAGGCGCAGCGGCGGTCCCGTTGCTGACGCCGCCTGGGCCGCACCGCTGCAGCTGGTGGCGCAGCGCCCCGGCGGGCCCGTTCCGCAGTTCACCGAGTGCTCGGACGATGAAGCGGAAGCTGCCACCGTGGCGCAAAAGATCAAAGCACTGCTCGATGCCGGCACACCGGCCAGCGAGGTGGCCGTCCTCTTCCGCACCAACGGCCAGTCCGAAGCCTACGAACAGGCCCTTGCCGCCGCAGGCATCGGCTATCAGCTGCGCGGGGGAGAGCGGTTCTTTGCCCGCAAGGAGGTCCGCGACGCCATCCTTCAGCTGCGCGCCGCCACCCGGGCAGTCTCGGCGGAATCGCCGGAACCCCTTGGCCAGCTTGTGCGCGACATCGTGGCTTCCCTTGGTTACACCGACGCACCACCCCACAACGGCGGCGCACTGCGCGAACGCTGGGAATCCCTGGCGGCGCTGGTGGCCCTGGCCGACGAACTCGTCCAGTCGCGCGGCCCGGAGTTTGGCCTGGCTGAATTCGTGAACGAACTTCAGGAGCGGTCCCTGGCCCAGCACGCGCCTACGGTGCAGGGCGTCACCCTGGCGTCCCTGCACGCGGCCAAAGGCCTGGAGTGGGATGCGGTGTTCCTGGTGGGGCTCAGCGAAGGGTTGATGCCCATCTCCTTCGCAGACTCGCCCGAATCCGTCGATGAAGAACGGCGGCTCCTGTACGTAGGCATCACCCGTGCCCGCGAACACCTCTCACTCTCCTGGTCCACGGCCCGGACCCCGGGCGGCCGGGCCAACCGCAAGCCGTCCAGGTTCCTGGACGGGCTGCGCCCTGATTCGGTGGCCAGCTCAAGCGCCCGCGGTAAAGGGCCCGCGCCGCGCCGCAAGGCCGCTGCGCCGGCGGTGTGCAGGGTTTGCGGGAGCATGCTCGGCACGGGAGCGGAGCGCAAGGTGGGGCGCTGCAACTCCTGCCCGCCGAGCTATGAGGAACAGACTTTCGAGGCCCTCAGGACGTGGCGCCGTGAGACCGCCCTGTCCGCCGACGTTCCTGCCTTTGTGGTGTTCACCGACGCCACGCTTACAGCGATTGCCGAGGCCAAGCCTTCCTCACTGGAGGAACTTGCCGCGCTTGCCGGAGTGGGACCGTCCAAGCTGGAACGCTACGGCGAAGACGTCCTCCGGGTCCTGCTGGAAAGCACCTCGCTATGA
- the nudC gene encoding NAD(+) diphosphatase: MSHAESVTPVHQGNAVRLPANHLMETVLPVPPALVDRGSVARAKPGMVEELLAGADTMAVLLSGRQGLIHNGGLYLSKARELHAALAAADAAPRLTVYLGSALPDSDLPPGTELLLFVLPEAVEPGTAGIPGDAVWAGFREVAAGLTPTHTALFVEASAIANWHDSHTHCPRCGSPTDIEAGGWVRRCPADSSEHYPRTDPAIIVTVVGPDGRLLLGGGGARDAKNYSTLAGFVEPGESLEQAVVREIYEEVGVRVTACQYLGSQSWPFPASLMLGFTAVTEDAEATPDGVEVTRARWFSREELQEAVSAGEITISSRLSIARSLIEHWFGGRIQDRAGA; the protein is encoded by the coding sequence ATGAGCCATGCGGAGTCTGTAACACCGGTCCACCAGGGCAACGCTGTCCGGCTGCCGGCGAACCACCTGATGGAGACGGTCCTCCCGGTGCCGCCCGCGCTGGTTGACCGCGGTTCCGTGGCACGGGCGAAGCCGGGAATGGTGGAGGAGTTGCTCGCCGGGGCGGACACCATGGCGGTTCTCCTCTCCGGCCGGCAGGGGCTGATCCACAACGGCGGCCTGTACCTGTCAAAAGCCCGCGAACTGCACGCCGCCCTTGCCGCTGCGGATGCAGCGCCCCGGCTGACGGTCTACCTGGGCTCCGCCCTGCCGGATTCGGACCTCCCCCCTGGCACCGAGCTGCTGCTGTTCGTGCTGCCGGAGGCGGTGGAGCCCGGGACGGCCGGCATTCCGGGGGATGCTGTCTGGGCCGGGTTCCGGGAGGTTGCCGCCGGGCTCACCCCCACGCATACAGCACTTTTCGTCGAAGCCAGCGCCATCGCCAACTGGCACGACTCCCATACGCACTGCCCGCGCTGCGGATCGCCCACGGACATTGAAGCCGGGGGCTGGGTGCGGCGCTGCCCGGCAGATTCCTCTGAACACTACCCGCGCACCGACCCCGCCATCATCGTCACCGTCGTAGGTCCGGACGGCCGCCTGCTCCTGGGCGGCGGCGGGGCGCGTGATGCAAAGAACTACTCCACCCTCGCCGGATTTGTGGAACCGGGGGAGTCCCTGGAACAGGCCGTAGTCCGGGAAATTTATGAGGAAGTAGGGGTCAGGGTAACTGCCTGCCAGTACCTTGGCTCGCAGTCGTGGCCTTTCCCGGCCTCCCTTATGCTTGGATTTACCGCTGTCACCGAAGACGCCGAGGCAACGCCCGACGGCGTGGAGGTCACCAGGGCCCGCTGGTTCAGCCGGGAGGAACTCCAGGAAGCCGTGAGCGCCGGCGAGATCACCATCTCCAGCCGGTTGTCGATCGCCCGTTCCCTGATAGAGCACTGGTTCGGCGGACGGATTCAGGACCGGGCAGGGGCCTGA
- a CDS encoding macrolide 2'-phosphotransferase yields MRRKPIELAAVATAAVPGLTPTAVSSAPDDPADFDSALLLDSEGKRWRVRSPRHAEASARLETEFLVLRAFAPAIRAELPFLMPTVAGSVRLGTLSTFVYSHLAGSTRSVEELTAGPDVLAREIGVALAAIHDLPRSLVSNADLPSYTPNEFRQRRLNELDQAATTGKIPPALLLRWEHALEDVSLWRFNPSVVHGDLHEDNLLVEGQRVTAVTGWTDLRIGDPADDFAWLVASNEQDFVDAVLDAYTASRRDTPDNHLLRRAALSAEFALAQYLVKGIASEDSGMIAEAEEMLATLDRDVKEYGGQPISVEPQPATVAGDPGNVPVVRAADAGATPSVASVTVVPVPVPAPVQPAVLVTPIPAEPAAGPGTDGSIGDGEAATGSSHDQGQSNPGTGAGEFGGPDDTSTAAISIIDPAKSQASS; encoded by the coding sequence GTGAGAAGAAAACCGATAGAACTGGCAGCCGTTGCAACCGCGGCAGTCCCGGGGCTGACCCCGACGGCCGTTAGCTCTGCCCCGGATGATCCGGCCGACTTCGACTCCGCGCTGCTACTCGATTCCGAGGGCAAGCGCTGGCGCGTCCGCTCACCCCGTCACGCCGAAGCCAGCGCGCGGCTGGAAACGGAATTTCTTGTGCTGCGGGCCTTCGCCCCTGCCATCCGCGCCGAGCTTCCGTTCCTCATGCCCACCGTGGCGGGCAGTGTACGCCTGGGGACCCTCAGCACGTTTGTGTACTCGCACCTCGCCGGAAGCACCCGCAGCGTTGAGGAGCTCACAGCCGGCCCGGATGTCCTGGCCCGCGAAATCGGTGTAGCCCTCGCCGCCATCCACGACCTTCCGAGGTCGCTCGTCAGCAACGCCGACCTGCCCAGCTACACACCCAACGAGTTCCGGCAGCGCCGGCTCAACGAGCTGGACCAGGCGGCCACCACCGGAAAGATCCCGCCTGCCCTGCTGCTGCGCTGGGAACACGCCTTGGAAGACGTGTCGCTGTGGCGCTTCAACCCCAGTGTGGTGCACGGCGACCTGCACGAGGACAACCTCCTGGTGGAGGGCCAGCGGGTCACCGCGGTGACCGGGTGGACTGACTTGAGGATCGGGGATCCGGCTGACGATTTCGCCTGGCTTGTTGCCTCCAATGAGCAGGATTTTGTGGATGCGGTCCTGGATGCCTACACGGCCAGCCGCAGGGACACCCCTGACAACCACCTCCTGCGCCGGGCGGCACTGTCCGCCGAATTCGCCCTGGCCCAGTACCTGGTGAAGGGAATCGCCTCGGAGGACAGCGGCATGATCGCCGAAGCGGAAGAGATGCTTGCCACGCTCGATCGGGACGTTAAGGAGTACGGCGGGCAGCCGATCAGCGTGGAACCCCAGCCGGCAACGGTTGCCGGGGATCCCGGAAATGTGCCTGTGGTCAGGGCGGCCGACGCCGGCGCCACGCCTTCAGTCGCGTCCGTCACGGTGGTGCCGGTGCCCGTCCCGGCCCCGGTCCAGCCTGCGGTCCTTGTGACGCCAATCCCGGCTGAGCCCGCGGCCGGCCCCGGGACTGACGGCTCAATTGGGGACGGCGAGGCTGCAACAGGCAGTAGCCATGATCAGGGCCAGTCCAACCCAGGCACGGGAGCCGGGGAGTTCGGAGGGCCGGACGATACGTCCACCGCCGCGATCTCCATCATCGACCCCGCAAAGAGCCAGGCCAGTTCCTAG
- a CDS encoding M48 family metallopeptidase, whose product MITTADGAPVEVRRSARRTRTVAAFWENGTAVVAIPARFTAAQEKEWVQRMLAKLHKQGERRTASGRKRPASDAALAAHAAQLSERYLGGRSRPASVRWVSNQNSRWGSATPAEGTIRLSDKLRPMPQWVIDYVLLHELAHLLVAGHNAAFWKLLEAYPETARAKAFLEGVSFAMARGLKDAGAPDVPHTARPGQEPWPDENWPDENWHGESWPGDAD is encoded by the coding sequence ATGATCACCACAGCGGACGGCGCTCCCGTCGAGGTCCGCCGCTCCGCCCGCCGAACACGGACCGTTGCCGCTTTCTGGGAGAACGGGACGGCCGTGGTGGCCATCCCGGCACGGTTCACCGCCGCCCAGGAAAAGGAATGGGTCCAGCGGATGCTCGCCAAGCTGCACAAGCAGGGGGAACGCCGCACCGCTTCCGGCCGGAAGCGGCCAGCCTCTGACGCCGCCCTGGCCGCCCACGCCGCCCAGCTGTCCGAACGGTACCTCGGCGGGCGTTCGAGGCCTGCGTCAGTTCGCTGGGTCAGTAACCAGAACTCGCGCTGGGGTTCGGCCACCCCGGCCGAAGGCACCATTCGCCTCTCTGACAAGCTTCGTCCCATGCCCCAGTGGGTCATCGACTACGTGCTGCTGCACGAGCTGGCTCACCTCCTGGTGGCAGGGCACAACGCTGCCTTCTGGAAGCTGCTTGAGGCCTACCCCGAGACGGCGCGCGCGAAGGCCTTCCTGGAAGGTGTGTCCTTCGCCATGGCGCGCGGTCTCAAGGACGCCGGAGCACCCGATGTGCCGCACACCGCCCGGCCAGGGCAGGAACCCTGGCCCGACGAAAACTGGCCCGACGAAAACTGGCACGGCGAAAGCTGGCCCGGCGACGCCGACTAG